The Halalkalibacter krulwichiae genome has a segment encoding these proteins:
- the spoIIID gene encoding sporulation transcriptional regulator SpoIIID, with amino-acid sequence MHDYIKERTIKIGRYVVETKKTVRTIAKEFGVSKSTVHKDLTERLPEINPELANEVKEILEYHKSIRHLRGGEATKVKYRKTQDDSDKPIVKTRN; translated from the coding sequence GTGCACGATTACATCAAAGAGCGAACCATCAAGATTGGTAGGTATGTTGTCGAGACTAAGAAGACAGTAAGAACAATTGCCAAAGAATTTGGAGTCTCGAAAAGTACCGTACACAAAGACCTCACAGAAAGACTGCCAGAGATCAATCCTGAGTTAGCGAATGAAGTCAAAGAGATTTTAGAGTACCACAAGTCGATCCGCCACTTGCGTGGGGGAGAAGCAACGAAAGTAAAGTATAGAAAAACGCAAGACGATTCCGATAAACCAATTGTCAAAACAAGAAATTAA
- a CDS encoding 3'-5' exonuclease, with translation MFRKKPLWPKRKLVKEIPLNTHHSQLTFTIFDTETTGFAVGSHDRIIEIGAVQVKDRQVLEKTFQTYVNPDREIPFEITDLTGISNATVADAPTVIEAVQSFLHYSEEGEGDVWVGHYASFDLLAFKKEINRNQYRIDFPICLDTLDLVGYLSPAKHMLDLEIYASQFGSRIYERHQALGDALTTAHLFCELLHHLEDRGKKTLADLIEISNITKHYTKF, from the coding sequence ATGTTTCGGAAAAAACCATTATGGCCTAAGAGGAAATTGGTGAAAGAGATTCCATTGAACACCCACCACTCTCAGCTAACATTTACGATTTTTGATACGGAAACAACGGGGTTTGCTGTAGGTTCACACGATCGAATTATTGAAATTGGTGCGGTTCAGGTGAAAGACCGTCAAGTGTTGGAGAAGACCTTTCAGACGTATGTTAATCCTGATCGAGAAATTCCATTTGAAATAACTGATTTAACGGGTATATCAAATGCGACTGTTGCCGATGCTCCGACGGTGATTGAAGCAGTTCAGTCCTTTCTTCACTATAGCGAGGAGGGAGAAGGAGACGTTTGGGTCGGACATTATGCGAGCTTTGATTTACTAGCTTTTAAAAAAGAGATTAATAGAAATCAGTACCGCATCGATTTTCCTATTTGTTTAGATACGCTTGATTTAGTAGGCTATTTAAGCCCGGCCAAGCATATGCTAGATTTAGAGATTTACGCAAGTCAATTTGGCTCTAGGATCTATGAACGTCACCAGGCACTTGGAGATGCCCTGACAACCGCTCACTTATTTTGCGAGCTGCTTCACCACCTTGAAGATCGAGGCAAGAAAACACTTGCAGACCTAATCGAAATCTCAAATATTACAAAGCATTACACAAAATTCTGA
- a CDS encoding DUF294 nucleotidyltransferase-like domain-containing protein produces the protein MERFGWMMQPENNVRAQIRKHPVFVGLSETQFDEVLRGCVLKTYKKNEKVLYSKTPREGLLLILNGVAEVFVAPGDFPLPSLTPEQPYAQKEVLEVLQTGDMIGFSSLADFLGGKTEEPERYAVDVQAVEDAVCLHIPYSVIQSLWGDPGVRDFILQQAAVRLQDVYASFAEQIRLANKWGESEPFIRRIHDVMSQPVISADIDDDVQDVAALMVQYNTSSVVVVNDNGQLIGIVTEKDLVQRVVAKGLGAGLCAKDVMTPHPFIISRDAYYYEAMSSFLMNGVKHLPVMDGGRVIGMVTLSDLLRKKNRGTLELLQSVEQSTLDNIAEIKPAMYEVLAHLIQDGIPTAHLLEVMTKLYDRLVRHAIELALKMVGKPPVPFVFYMMGSGGRGEQFLLTDQDHFLVYENPKREYKEGVDRYFERLGTEIVMHMEAAGYKRCPGLMMASEANWRGSLDLWQERWRSWALRATNENLLLAHNFLSFRYLYGEEELHDQFCNVIKQQLEKSRIFLYRMAELEKEQPVPTFDHPIRALFRMKKESVDLKKHALFPLHHCLQLLCAKYDLLEGHSLQQIDLLTEHHVFSEETADKLRFAYEVILRIRVDRTWTAHQKGRESSSEVEFNQLKTKDKEELMMALRTIRSLQNQVLVTFGLG, from the coding sequence ATGGAGAGGTTTGGATGGATGATGCAGCCGGAAAATAATGTGCGAGCTCAAATCCGCAAGCACCCGGTCTTCGTTGGGCTGAGTGAAACTCAGTTCGACGAAGTCCTTCGGGGCTGTGTGCTCAAAACGTATAAAAAAAATGAAAAGGTGCTTTATTCAAAAACACCAAGAGAAGGACTTCTGCTTATCCTAAACGGGGTAGCAGAAGTTTTTGTTGCACCTGGTGACTTTCCGCTTCCATCCCTGACGCCTGAGCAGCCCTATGCCCAGAAGGAGGTCCTGGAAGTGCTGCAAACAGGGGATATGATCGGATTTTCGAGTTTGGCTGATTTTCTAGGCGGAAAAACAGAGGAACCAGAGAGATATGCTGTCGATGTCCAGGCAGTTGAAGATGCAGTCTGTTTGCATATTCCGTACTCTGTTATTCAGTCGCTTTGGGGTGACCCTGGAGTGCGTGATTTCATCTTGCAGCAAGCCGCTGTGCGCTTACAAGATGTGTACGCTTCCTTCGCTGAACAAATCCGTCTTGCGAATAAGTGGGGAGAGAGTGAGCCATTTATTCGTCGCATTCATGATGTGATGAGCCAGCCTGTCATTAGTGCGGACATCGATGACGATGTCCAAGACGTAGCAGCGTTGATGGTTCAGTATAATACTAGCTCTGTTGTCGTCGTGAATGACAATGGACAGCTAATCGGGATTGTCACTGAGAAAGATTTAGTTCAGCGTGTAGTGGCTAAGGGGCTTGGTGCAGGTCTTTGCGCGAAGGATGTTATGACGCCACACCCCTTTATCATTTCCCGTGATGCTTATTATTACGAAGCGATGTCGAGCTTCTTAATGAATGGCGTGAAACATTTGCCAGTTATGGACGGAGGCAGGGTCATTGGCATGGTCACACTCTCAGATTTACTACGAAAGAAGAATCGCGGAACACTTGAGCTATTGCAGTCGGTTGAACAGTCAACTCTTGATAACATAGCTGAAATTAAACCGGCAATGTATGAAGTGCTAGCACATTTAATTCAAGATGGGATCCCTACGGCTCATCTGCTAGAAGTGATGACAAAGCTTTATGATCGCCTCGTTCGTCATGCGATCGAATTAGCTTTGAAGATGGTTGGGAAACCTCCTGTGCCTTTTGTTTTTTACATGATGGGAAGTGGAGGACGTGGTGAGCAATTTTTGCTAACAGACCAAGACCATTTTCTTGTTTATGAAAATCCGAAACGAGAGTATAAAGAAGGTGTAGACCGTTATTTTGAGCGCTTAGGAACGGAGATTGTTATGCACATGGAAGCTGCAGGATATAAACGTTGTCCTGGTTTGATGATGGCGAGTGAAGCAAATTGGAGAGGTTCGCTCGACTTATGGCAAGAACGGTGGCGAAGCTGGGCGCTGAGGGCAACGAATGAGAATCTACTGCTTGCTCATAACTTTTTATCCTTTCGTTATTTATATGGAGAGGAAGAACTTCATGACCAATTTTGCAACGTGATTAAGCAACAATTAGAGAAATCACGAATCTTTTTATATCGGATGGCAGAGCTCGAAAAAGAACAACCTGTCCCGACATTTGACCATCCCATTCGTGCCCTCTTTCGGATGAAAAAGGAATCAGTCGATTTAAAAAAGCACGCCTTGTTTCCTCTACATCATTGCTTGCAGTTACTGTGTGCAAAATATGACCTACTTGAAGGCCACTCCTTGCAACAAATTGACTTATTAACAGAACATCATGTCTTTTCAGAAGAAACAGCTGATAAGCTAAGATTTGCTTATGAAGTCATTTTAAGAATTCGAGTCGATCGAACGTGGACTGCCCACCAAAAAGGCAGGGAAAGTTCCAGCGAAGTGGAATTCAACCAACTTAAAACAAAAGACAAAGAAGAGCTCATGATGGCACTAAGAACGATTCGGAGTTTGCAAAATCAAGTGCTCGTGACTTTTGGATTAGGGTAG
- a CDS encoding sodium:solute symporter family protein: MDQQTIVSLLLILATFGLYIGISVYNRAKATSDFYVASRGVPPVWNGMAIGGDWMSAASFIGMAGTVMILGYDGLAYIMGWTGGYLFLTFLLAPQLRKYGRYTVPEFIGDRFDSNAARLIAAIATIIISFTYIIGQLSGSGVVIGRILSIDAMYGTMIGVVVIAIYATLGGMKGITWTQVAQYMILIVAYIIPIVFMSLQITSNPLPWLTYGKIVSELGELDRALGVSEYFAPFAESDKSQFIALMFTLMVGTAALPHVIVRFYTVTTMKAARWSGAWALVFIALLYLSAPAYAAFSRFILMTRVAGQPLDQLPAWTENWVNTGRLQLADANGDGILQWSEIVISNDIVVMATPEIANLGVFVIGLVAAGAMAAALSTAGGLLITISSSFAHDIYYRLMKPDASDQKRLAAGRWAIVIATVVAGAVALNPPGVITQIVAWAFALAGGTFFPVLLLGVWWKRANKQGAIAGMLVGLSVTLTYIFLANNGITLFGIQDTGAGLIGVPINFVVTYLVSKMTVAPSQKLQDEVVDLRYPEQMSYKDGEVWMDDAAGK; the protein is encoded by the coding sequence ATGGATCAGCAAACAATTGTTTCACTACTGCTTATCTTAGCGACGTTCGGACTTTATATTGGTATTTCTGTTTATAACCGTGCAAAAGCAACATCTGATTTCTATGTAGCAAGCCGCGGTGTACCACCTGTATGGAACGGGATGGCCATCGGCGGTGATTGGATGAGTGCAGCGTCCTTTATTGGGATGGCTGGTACGGTAATGATTCTTGGTTATGACGGTTTAGCTTATATTATGGGTTGGACCGGTGGCTATTTATTTTTAACTTTCTTACTCGCTCCACAGTTACGAAAATATGGTCGTTACACGGTTCCTGAGTTCATTGGTGACCGATTTGATAGCAATGCTGCAAGATTAATTGCTGCGATTGCAACAATCATTATTAGTTTCACGTACATCATCGGGCAGTTATCGGGTTCAGGAGTAGTTATAGGACGAATCTTAAGCATTGATGCGATGTATGGAACGATGATTGGGGTTGTCGTCATTGCGATTTATGCAACGCTTGGCGGGATGAAGGGGATCACATGGACGCAAGTAGCACAATATATGATCTTAATTGTTGCGTATATTATTCCAATCGTGTTCATGTCACTTCAAATTACTAGCAACCCGCTTCCGTGGCTTACATACGGGAAAATTGTGAGTGAGCTTGGTGAGTTGGATCGAGCACTTGGGGTTTCTGAATACTTTGCACCATTTGCTGAGAGTGACAAATCGCAATTTATTGCTTTAATGTTTACTTTAATGGTGGGTACAGCAGCGCTTCCACACGTTATCGTACGTTTCTACACGGTAACAACAATGAAGGCGGCTCGCTGGAGTGGTGCGTGGGCACTTGTGTTTATCGCTCTTTTATATTTATCTGCTCCTGCCTATGCAGCATTCTCTCGTTTCATTTTAATGACACGTGTAGCTGGCCAGCCACTTGATCAATTGCCAGCATGGACAGAAAATTGGGTTAATACTGGTCGACTTCAGCTTGCTGATGCGAACGGCGATGGAATTTTACAATGGAGTGAAATTGTCATTTCAAACGACATCGTCGTAATGGCAACACCAGAAATTGCTAACTTAGGTGTATTCGTCATCGGGTTAGTGGCAGCTGGAGCAATGGCAGCGGCATTATCGACAGCTGGTGGATTACTAATTACCATCTCGTCTTCGTTTGCTCATGATATTTACTACCGTCTAATGAAGCCAGATGCAAGTGATCAAAAACGCTTAGCAGCTGGTCGTTGGGCGATTGTGATCGCAACAGTGGTAGCTGGTGCGGTAGCACTAAATCCTCCTGGTGTGATTACGCAAATTGTTGCGTGGGCCTTTGCCCTTGCTGGTGGAACGTTCTTCCCTGTTCTTCTTCTAGGGGTTTGGTGGAAGCGTGCCAATAAGCAAGGAGCCATTGCTGGGATGTTAGTTGGGTTATCTGTTACGTTAACGTACATCTTCCTTGCTAACAACGGCATTACGCTCTTTGGAATTCAAGACACAGGAGCAGGTTTAATTGGGGTGCCAATTAACTTTGTTGTAACATATCTTGTGTCGAAAATGACAGTAGCACCATCACAGAAGCTTCAAGATGAAGTCGTTGACCTCCGTTATCCTGAACAAATGAGTTATAAAGATGGAGAGGTTTGGATGGATGATGCAGCCGGAAAATAA
- a CDS encoding DUF4212 domain-containing protein, protein MRKIDKNVADAYFRARTMLVVICLIIGGLASFGVVAFAERLSQFTIMGMPAHYYMGAQGAVVTFVVLLFANAIISDRIDKKFGIDEEHNTRVSAGKVLDH, encoded by the coding sequence GTGAGAAAAATTGACAAAAATGTTGCTGATGCTTATTTCCGCGCGAGGACGATGCTCGTTGTGATTTGTTTGATTATTGGTGGTCTTGCTTCCTTTGGAGTTGTTGCATTTGCTGAGAGATTAAGTCAATTTACGATTATGGGAATGCCGGCTCATTATTACATGGGTGCTCAAGGCGCCGTTGTGACCTTCGTTGTCTTACTTTTTGCAAACGCTATCATTAGTGATCGAATTGACAAGAAGTTCGGAATAGATGAAGAGCATAACACAAGAGTAAGTGCTGGCAAGGTGTTAGATCACTAA
- a CDS encoding M23 family metallopeptidase encodes MREEENKRSSKSEENSLNVKGLLRKRWMLPAIYLAAAAGVLIAVFAMQGPNDSAAPGEGVEVTDPSQAGENYPYGEDAVQVTASSEVVKMPVANEEEVTVVGYFYDVNGTPEEQQEALVYYNNTYFPNKGMDFAHVEGESFEVAAAISGTVVKAEKDSLLGYVVEISHEDGVVTHYHSLETVEVEEGTTVQQGDLLGRAGRNSYNTDAGIHVHFEIRQDGVAVNPNDVFQQPIDSVKDAVKDQEKNKEDEKPADEEEGNEGVNAAPDEEENEDEDAADNEDEEEVAPEDNTDQDEDEEENELG; translated from the coding sequence ATGAGAGAAGAAGAAAACAAACGCTCTTCTAAATCTGAAGAAAATTCATTGAATGTAAAAGGTCTATTACGTAAGCGCTGGATGTTACCTGCTATTTATCTAGCCGCAGCAGCAGGGGTTTTAATTGCCGTATTTGCAATGCAAGGTCCTAATGATTCAGCTGCTCCTGGTGAAGGTGTTGAGGTAACTGATCCAAGTCAAGCAGGGGAAAATTATCCGTATGGTGAGGATGCCGTTCAAGTAACAGCATCATCTGAAGTGGTAAAAATGCCAGTTGCAAATGAAGAAGAAGTGACAGTCGTTGGTTATTTCTATGATGTCAATGGTACACCAGAAGAACAGCAAGAAGCTCTTGTATACTACAATAATACGTATTTCCCGAATAAAGGTATGGATTTTGCTCACGTAGAAGGTGAAAGTTTTGAAGTAGCAGCTGCAATTAGCGGTACTGTTGTAAAAGCGGAAAAAGATTCGCTACTAGGATATGTTGTTGAGATTTCACATGAAGATGGTGTTGTCACGCACTACCACAGCTTAGAAACAGTGGAAGTGGAAGAAGGGACTACAGTTCAGCAAGGTGATCTATTAGGCCGTGCAGGACGTAACAGCTACAATACAGACGCTGGAATCCATGTTCACTTTGAAATCCGTCAAGATGGAGTTGCTGTGAATCCTAATGATGTATTCCAACAACCAATTGATTCTGTCAAAGATGCTGTGAAAGATCAAGAGAAGAATAAAGAAGATGAAAAGCCGGCTGACGAAGAAGAAGGAAATGAAGGAGTCAACGCGGCGCCTGACGAAGAAGAAAACGAAGATGAAGATGCAGCTGATAACGAAGATGAAGAGGAAGTAGCACCTGAGGATAATACGGACCAAGATGAAGACGAAGAAGAAAATGAATTAGGATAA
- the murA gene encoding UDP-N-acetylglucosamine 1-carboxyvinyltransferase, with protein sequence MEKIIVRGGNQLRGKVKVEGAKNAVLPVIAASILAGRGTSHIYDVPKLADVYTMKEVLRNLNIEVEYKDGIFQVNAEKALKTEAPFEYVRKMRASFLVMGPLLARVGKARIALPGGCAIGSRPIDQHLKGFEAMGATVEIGNGFIEARIDGRLKGAKIYLDFPSVGATENIMMAASMAKGTTIIENAAEEPEIVCVANYLNAMGAKVRGAGTGEIRIEGVDELVGAKHTVIPDRIEAGTFMVAAAMTQGDVIVEGATSEHLRPLVAKMGEMGVTIEEVENGLRVIGPEKLKPVDIKTMPHPGFPTDMQAQMMALLLQAEGTGVITETVFENRFMHVEEFRRMNSNIKIEGRSAIITGPNKLQGAEVAATDLRAGAALILAGLVADGMTRVTELKHIDRGYVDLADKLRALGADVERIVEETEEEIENLEAPAPLQIKSI encoded by the coding sequence TTGGAGAAAATTATTGTCCGGGGTGGCAACCAGCTACGCGGCAAAGTGAAGGTAGAAGGTGCGAAAAACGCAGTCCTACCTGTCATCGCTGCATCAATCTTAGCAGGCCGCGGCACAAGCCACATATATGATGTGCCAAAACTGGCAGATGTATACACGATGAAAGAAGTATTACGCAATTTAAATATTGAAGTTGAATACAAAGACGGAATATTTCAGGTGAATGCAGAAAAGGCATTAAAGACTGAAGCACCATTTGAATATGTCCGTAAAATGAGAGCATCATTCTTAGTCATGGGACCTCTTTTAGCACGTGTAGGAAAAGCAAGAATCGCTCTTCCTGGAGGATGTGCAATCGGATCACGTCCAATTGACCAGCATCTTAAAGGCTTTGAAGCAATGGGTGCGACAGTTGAGATCGGGAACGGATTTATTGAAGCGCGGATTGATGGACGTTTAAAAGGCGCGAAAATTTATTTAGACTTCCCTAGTGTTGGGGCAACAGAAAACATTATGATGGCCGCTTCAATGGCAAAAGGAACCACGATCATTGAAAATGCTGCCGAAGAGCCTGAAATTGTTTGTGTTGCGAACTACTTAAACGCAATGGGAGCAAAAGTTCGTGGAGCTGGTACGGGTGAAATCCGTATCGAAGGTGTAGATGAACTAGTAGGAGCGAAACACACTGTTATCCCTGACCGCATCGAAGCAGGAACCTTTATGGTAGCAGCTGCGATGACGCAAGGTGATGTAATTGTGGAAGGTGCTACGTCCGAACACCTTCGTCCACTTGTTGCTAAAATGGGTGAAATGGGCGTAACAATTGAAGAAGTAGAAAATGGCTTACGCGTAATCGGACCAGAAAAGTTAAAGCCGGTGGACATTAAAACAATGCCACATCCAGGCTTCCCAACTGACATGCAGGCACAAATGATGGCTCTTCTTCTTCAAGCAGAAGGAACAGGAGTAATCACAGAAACGGTGTTCGAAAACCGTTTTATGCATGTTGAAGAATTCCGCCGCATGAACTCAAATATCAAAATAGAAGGCCGCTCTGCAATCATAACAGGGCCAAACAAACTTCAAGGTGCTGAAGTAGCAGCAACAGACTTACGCGCAGGAGCAGCCCTTATCTTAGCAGGCCTTGTAGCAGATGGCATGACACGTGTAACGGAACTGAAACACATTGATCGTGGCTACGTAGACCTAGCCGACAAACTACGCGCCTTAGGAGCCGACGTAGAACGCATCGTAGAAGAAACGGAAGAAGAAATCGAAAACTTAGAAGCACCTGCACCACTGCAGATTAAGTCGATATAG
- a CDS encoding YwmB family TATA-box binding protein, giving the protein MVYVRLVVFGFVFSIIGYVHVLSATLQPSYEQPMQEFHELVEANEELSLKEWTVRLRQEQVDSSMKNKDDFIAFVSQLASDDWEESFVSTEGSEWKAHYTYVQPNGLIESLQFFAYPTPNNKALTYLVTYQVLGTNGSVIESNIVNELVELRTEQLSLQDATAYVQFQANDRSGSSDIKANAKKWIQQLGANEVEALIEEGFVSYSAFHSEWESHIETAGTKMNIQLAIRENERLGAGTTVTIGTPIITTEY; this is encoded by the coding sequence ATGGTTTATGTGCGATTAGTTGTATTTGGTTTCGTTTTTTCTATTATTGGGTATGTACATGTTCTAAGTGCTACTTTACAACCTTCGTATGAGCAACCAATGCAGGAGTTCCATGAGCTTGTAGAAGCAAATGAGGAATTAAGCTTGAAAGAGTGGACGGTTCGTTTGCGACAGGAGCAGGTGGACTCAAGCATGAAAAACAAGGATGACTTTATCGCCTTTGTTTCTCAATTGGCTTCTGATGATTGGGAAGAAAGCTTTGTGTCAACGGAAGGTTCAGAGTGGAAAGCACATTATACATATGTACAACCAAATGGGTTGATCGAATCCTTGCAATTTTTCGCTTACCCAACACCAAACAATAAAGCACTTACTTATTTAGTTACTTATCAGGTGCTTGGAACAAATGGATCTGTTATTGAATCTAATATAGTAAATGAACTAGTTGAACTACGAACGGAGCAATTATCTTTGCAAGATGCAACGGCATATGTTCAATTTCAAGCAAATGACAGATCAGGATCGAGCGATATAAAGGCAAATGCGAAAAAGTGGATTCAGCAATTAGGTGCTAACGAAGTAGAAGCACTTATAGAAGAAGGCTTTGTCTCTTATTCCGCGTTTCACTCCGAGTGGGAATCTCACATTGAAACAGCTGGGACAAAGATGAATATCCAGCTAGCGATTAGAGAGAATGAACGATTGGGCGCAGGGACAACGGTGACAATAGGAACGCCTATTATTACCACTGAATATTGA
- a CDS encoding DUF1146 family protein: MFDGFGQQAMIHIITSVFFLAVTWWALQSFRFDLFVKEPNSPKAKVLMIIVTIAIAQLLTSFFLDYLHSSQMLRYLWE, from the coding sequence ATGTTCGACGGATTTGGACAACAAGCAATGATACATATCATTACAAGTGTCTTTTTCTTGGCTGTTACATGGTGGGCATTACAATCTTTTCGATTTGATCTTTTTGTAAAGGAACCGAATAGTCCAAAAGCAAAGGTTCTGATGATAATCGTGACGATTGCCATTGCTCAGTTGTTAACATCTTTCTTTCTCGACTATTTACATTCTTCACAGATGCTAAGGTATTTGTGGGAATAA
- a CDS encoding F0F1 ATP synthase subunit epsilon, producing the protein MPTIQVSVVTPDGKVYDGDVDMVSVRTIEGELGILPKHIPLVAPLTVGAVRLKKGSTVEKVAVSGGFVEVRPDQVTILAEAAELPTGIDVDRAREAKERAQKRIDSARADEIDFKRAELALKRATNRLNVAGK; encoded by the coding sequence ATGCCAACAATTCAAGTAAGTGTTGTAACTCCTGATGGCAAGGTGTATGACGGTGACGTAGATATGGTAAGTGTTCGCACAATTGAGGGCGAATTAGGTATCTTACCAAAACATATTCCGTTAGTTGCTCCATTAACAGTAGGGGCAGTACGCTTAAAAAAAGGCTCCACTGTAGAAAAAGTAGCGGTTAGTGGTGGATTTGTTGAAGTTCGCCCTGATCAAGTAACGATTTTAGCAGAGGCTGCTGAATTGCCAACAGGTATCGATGTGGACCGTGCTCGTGAAGCGAAAGAGAGAGCTCAAAAACGAATTGATTCAGCAAGAGCGGATGAAATTGATTTCAAACGTGCTGAATTAGCGTTAAAACGAGCTACGAATCGCTTAAATGTAGCAGGAAAATAA
- the atpD gene encoding F0F1 ATP synthase subunit beta yields the protein MNKGRIIQVMGPVVDVKFDNGILPELNNALVVEQVGSEVNAVDVNVTLEVAVHLGDNTVRTIAMDSTDGLVRGTVAVDTGAAISVPVGEATLGRVFNVLGEAIDLNDPIPADVKRDPIHREAPKFEELSTTTEILETGIKVVDLLAPYIKGGKIGLFGGAGVGKTVLIQELINNIAQEHGGISVFAGVGERTREGNDLFHEMTDSGVIKKTAMVFGQMNEPPGARMRVALSGLTMAEHFRDQDGQDVLLFIDNIFRFTQAGSEVSALLGRMPSAVGYQPTLATEMGQLQERITSTKVGSVTSIQAIYVPADDYTDPAPATTFAHLDATTNLERKLSEMGIYPAVDPLASTSRALSPEIVGEEHYEVARQVQSTLQKYRELQDIIAILGMDELSEEDKLVVARARRIQFFLSQNFHVAEQFTGQPGSYVPVKETIKGFKEILSGKYDSLPEDAFRLVGRIEEVVEKAKQMA from the coding sequence ATGAATAAAGGTCGCATTATTCAGGTAATGGGTCCGGTTGTTGACGTGAAATTCGACAACGGAATTCTACCTGAACTCAACAATGCATTAGTCGTTGAGCAAGTTGGCTCTGAAGTTAATGCTGTTGATGTTAACGTAACACTAGAAGTTGCTGTGCACCTTGGTGACAATACCGTTCGTACAATTGCGATGGATTCTACAGACGGACTTGTTCGTGGAACAGTAGCCGTTGATACAGGCGCGGCAATCTCTGTCCCTGTAGGTGAAGCAACGCTTGGACGTGTATTTAACGTACTTGGTGAAGCAATTGATTTAAATGATCCAATCCCAGCTGACGTGAAGCGTGATCCTATTCACCGTGAAGCACCGAAGTTTGAAGAATTATCTACAACAACTGAAATCCTTGAAACAGGTATTAAAGTTGTTGACCTTCTTGCACCATACATCAAGGGTGGTAAGATCGGTCTATTTGGAGGAGCCGGTGTAGGTAAAACGGTTCTTATCCAAGAACTTATCAACAACATCGCTCAAGAGCACGGCGGTATCTCAGTATTCGCAGGTGTTGGTGAGCGTACTCGTGAAGGAAATGACCTTTTCCATGAGATGACAGATTCAGGCGTTATTAAGAAAACAGCGATGGTATTCGGTCAGATGAATGAGCCACCTGGAGCACGTATGCGTGTTGCTCTTTCTGGTCTTACTATGGCTGAGCACTTCCGTGACCAAGATGGTCAGGACGTTCTTTTATTCATCGACAACATTTTCCGTTTCACACAAGCAGGTTCTGAAGTATCGGCCCTACTAGGTCGTATGCCTTCTGCCGTTGGTTACCAACCAACACTAGCAACGGAAATGGGTCAATTACAAGAGCGTATCACATCAACAAAGGTTGGATCAGTTACATCAATCCAAGCGATTTATGTACCTGCCGATGACTATACTGACCCAGCTCCAGCGACGACGTTTGCTCACTTAGATGCAACGACGAACCTTGAGCGTAAACTTTCTGAGATGGGTATTTACCCTGCCGTGGATCCTCTTGCGTCTACTTCACGTGCGCTTTCTCCTGAGATTGTTGGAGAAGAGCATTACGAAGTGGCTCGTCAAGTTCAATCTACACTTCAAAAGTATAGAGAGTTACAAGATATCATTGCGATCTTAGGTATGGACGAGTTATCTGAGGAAGATAAATTGGTTGTTGCACGTGCACGTCGTATCCAATTTTTCTTATCTCAAAACTTCCACGTGGCTGAGCAGTTCACCGGCCAACCTGGATCTTATGTACCAGTAAAAGAAACGATCAAAGGCTTCAAGGAAATCCTTTCAGGTAAGTATGACAGCCTTCCTGAGGATGCGTTCCGTCTTGTAGGTCGTATTGAGGAAGTAGTAGAAAAAGCAAAACAAATGGCGTAA